The Lentzea guizhouensis genome contains a region encoding:
- a CDS encoding ATP-binding protein — translation MPSLGHALRELRRSSFTGRDEEIAVFLDALGSPGVLFVHGPGGVGKSALLDVFADTAAEKGFAPVRVDARHLALDRGALPVPTGDAPEVLLIDTYELLEPVDDWVRDHYLPSLPESCLVVVAGRRGPGPRWRADPAWRTLLRIVALDNLSPREGLAYLRTQGVPEESHDRLLRISSGHPLTLSMMVDAVRRGAEPHTLADVPGGVGALLARLVGEVPSPRHRTALEVCALVLVTTEDLLRAMIGDDAGELFAWLRTQVFVDESRYGLHPHDIVREALLADLRWRDPSRYAALYRRKLDVSGDQVRAAATERERLDLMVMTVVLNGARSRHAALASLPPTMRTHADGLRDDDRAPILAMTTRWQGPEQAELVAHWMERQPGAFRVFRTESGDPRGFGACLDLTGAGLGVDPGVDAMWAHAAEYGPPRAGDRVRAWRFFLDRDHGQRPSPSLTLFVAWQMLDIVMIGDDTAWSFVGAFADGELWAPAMGSLGFPVVSGYTAGGSRFPVFAHDWRRTGPAEYTDLLHASQLGTTTRSVPDEVLSFPEFAEAVRSALRSVHTPELRSNPLVRSRMVRRHGRAGRTPAETLRDLVEDAVAVLKPDFRVLLDRTFLRPVGVQERVAESLHLSFNTYRRHRDKAVAQLTESLWERETG, via the coding sequence ATGCCTTCACTCGGACACGCCCTGCGGGAGCTGCGGCGGTCGTCGTTCACGGGCCGGGACGAGGAGATCGCCGTGTTCCTGGACGCGCTGGGCAGCCCCGGCGTGCTCTTCGTGCACGGGCCCGGCGGAGTGGGCAAGAGCGCGTTGCTCGACGTGTTCGCGGACACGGCCGCCGAGAAGGGCTTCGCGCCGGTCCGCGTCGACGCCCGTCACCTGGCCCTCGACCGGGGCGCGCTGCCCGTGCCCACCGGTGACGCGCCCGAGGTGCTCCTCATCGACACCTACGAGCTGCTGGAGCCGGTCGACGACTGGGTCCGCGACCACTACCTGCCGTCACTGCCGGAGTCCTGCCTGGTGGTGGTCGCCGGGCGGCGCGGTCCAGGACCGCGGTGGCGCGCGGACCCGGCCTGGCGGACGTTGCTGCGGATCGTCGCGCTCGACAACCTGTCGCCGCGGGAGGGACTCGCCTACCTGCGCACCCAGGGCGTTCCCGAGGAGTCGCACGACAGGTTGCTGCGGATCAGCAGCGGCCACCCGCTCACGCTGTCGATGATGGTGGACGCCGTGCGCCGGGGTGCGGAGCCGCACACCCTGGCGGACGTGCCCGGCGGGGTGGGCGCGCTGCTGGCGCGGTTGGTCGGCGAGGTGCCGAGTCCCCGCCACCGCACCGCCCTGGAGGTGTGTGCGCTGGTGCTCGTCACCACCGAGGACCTGCTGCGCGCGATGATCGGCGACGACGCCGGCGAGCTGTTCGCGTGGCTGCGGACGCAGGTGTTCGTCGACGAGTCGCGATACGGGCTGCACCCGCACGACATCGTCCGCGAGGCGCTCCTCGCCGACCTGCGCTGGCGCGACCCGAGCCGTTATGCCGCCCTGTACCGCAGGAAGCTGGACGTGTCCGGCGACCAGGTCCGGGCGGCGGCGACCGAGCGGGAGCGGCTGGACCTGATGGTGATGACGGTCGTGCTCAACGGCGCACGGTCCCGGCACGCCGCGCTGGCGTCGCTGCCGCCGACGATGCGAACCCACGCCGACGGGCTGCGCGACGACGACCGGGCGCCGATCCTCGCCATGACCACCCGGTGGCAGGGACCCGAGCAGGCCGAGCTGGTGGCGCACTGGATGGAGCGCCAGCCGGGGGCGTTCCGGGTCTTCCGCACCGAGAGCGGCGATCCCCGCGGCTTCGGCGCGTGCCTGGACCTGACCGGGGCCGGCCTCGGGGTGGATCCCGGCGTGGACGCGATGTGGGCGCATGCCGCGGAGTACGGCCCGCCGCGGGCCGGTGACCGGGTGCGGGCCTGGCGGTTCTTCCTCGACCGCGACCACGGGCAGCGCCCGTCACCGTCGCTGACGCTGTTCGTCGCGTGGCAGATGCTGGACATCGTCATGATCGGCGACGACACGGCGTGGAGCTTCGTGGGCGCGTTCGCCGACGGCGAGCTGTGGGCTCCCGCCATGGGCTCCCTGGGGTTCCCGGTGGTCTCCGGCTACACCGCCGGCGGGTCGCGGTTCCCGGTGTTCGCCCACGACTGGCGCCGGACCGGCCCCGCGGAGTACACGGATCTGTTGCACGCCAGCCAGTTGGGCACGACGACGCGTTCCGTCCCCGACGAGGTGCTGTCCTTTCCGGAGTTCGCCGAGGCGGTCCGGTCCGCCCTGCGCTCGGTGCACACGCCGGAGCTCCGGTCGAACCCGCTGGTGCGCTCGCGGATGGTCAGGCGGCACGGGCGGGCCGGACGCACCCCCGCCGAGACCCTGCGGGACCTGGTCGAGGACGCCGTCGCGGTGCTGAAGCCGGACTTCCGCGTGTTGCTCGACCGCACGTTCCTGCGGCCGGTCGGCGTTCAGGAGCGGGTCGCGGAGTCGCTGCACCTGTCGTTCAACACCTACCGGCGGCACCGGGACAAGGCGGTCGCGCAGCTCACCGAGTCGTTGTGGGAGCGGGAGACGGGCTGA
- a CDS encoding cyclase family protein, with amino-acid sequence MAALRADTTGVQTMMSFTGSPPLAMAELMLVTTHHPEVTHLDALSHMVADGQVYPGIPQPESSGPAGVTHGAADVFAGGIVTRGVLLDLAPGGQLPDGHPVTAGDLDVAAARVGVVVEPGDALVVRAGWDRSPSTAGRCRG; translated from the coding sequence ATGGCCGCTCTGCGGGCGGACACCACGGGCGTGCAGACCATGATGTCGTTCACCGGCTCACCGCCGCTGGCGATGGCCGAGCTGATGCTCGTCACCACGCACCACCCCGAGGTCACCCACCTCGACGCTTTGTCGCACATGGTGGCCGACGGGCAGGTCTACCCCGGGATCCCGCAACCGGAGAGCTCCGGGCCCGCGGGCGTGACCCACGGTGCCGCGGACGTGTTCGCCGGCGGGATCGTGACCCGCGGTGTGCTGCTCGACCTGGCTCCCGGTGGACAGCTGCCCGACGGGCACCCGGTCACAGCCGGCGACCTCGACGTCGCGGCGGCACGGGTGGGCGTCGTGGTGGAGCCGGGTGACGCGCTGGTCGTGCGGGCGGGCTGGGACCGGTCGCCGAGCACGGCCGGGCGCTGCCGGGGATGA
- a CDS encoding ABC transporter ATP-binding protein, whose product MEFLLGRRGRRRRATTVPDSGLTGPVDIPEAKPDDGPKDLRSRLRRVRTSVVGTVRGLPKVARLTWQASPVLTILLALITVLSGLLPTATAYIAKLLLDSVVAAIQKTGTTADIANIVLLQFGVLAASAVSSALTSIAQSLLQERMTLTIRHRVMAHASDLHLAYFEGSTSYDMMRQAAQEAPTRPLSMMNSALGLLRTLVTFGSMIALLVSISPLLALVALVAPIPAFISQSKYGTRAFWLTFMMSPIKRRMDYLSSLVTTDTYAKETKLFGLGPYFVDRFRRLGTVSYERSRKLTVNRNVSSTSWGLLSTLAGSAITLYIALEAVGGRLTLGDLALYTAAAASVQTSVSGLFTAFSGMYENNLYLDTLYRFLDTKPEITAPASPRPMPSTVEGHIEFDAVTFAYPGAEEPALHEVSFEIRPGETVAVVGRNGAGKSTLFKLLCRLYDPTGGRILLDGVDIREYDPVELRTRISAMFQDYVTYQGTAAENIGLGDLTRLEDRPHVEDSAGRAGAAERIERLPQGYDTPLGRWFDQGVSLSGGEWQKIALARAFHREAPILVLDEPTSALDAQAEHDLFARLRELSEGRTTLYISHRFSTVRQAERILLLEHGKVAEYGTHEELMAAGAGYAELFTLQAKAYLDEVPS is encoded by the coding sequence GTGGAGTTCTTGCTCGGCAGACGCGGCCGGCGCCGGCGCGCCACGACGGTGCCGGACAGCGGGCTCACCGGACCGGTCGACATCCCCGAGGCGAAACCGGACGACGGACCGAAGGACCTGCGCTCGCGGCTGCGGCGCGTGCGGACGTCCGTGGTGGGCACCGTGCGCGGGCTGCCGAAGGTGGCCAGGCTGACGTGGCAGGCCAGCCCGGTGCTGACGATCCTGCTGGCGCTCATCACGGTGCTGTCGGGGCTCCTGCCCACGGCCACGGCGTACATCGCGAAGCTGTTGCTGGACTCCGTCGTCGCGGCGATCCAGAAGACCGGCACCACGGCCGACATCGCGAACATCGTGCTGCTGCAGTTCGGTGTGCTCGCCGCGAGTGCGGTCAGCAGCGCGCTGACGTCGATCGCGCAGTCGCTGCTGCAGGAACGCATGACGCTGACCATCCGCCACCGGGTGATGGCACACGCCAGCGACCTGCACCTCGCCTACTTCGAGGGCTCGACGTCGTACGACATGATGCGCCAGGCCGCGCAGGAGGCACCGACCCGGCCGCTGTCGATGATGAACTCCGCGCTGGGGCTGCTGCGGACGCTGGTCACGTTCGGCAGCATGATCGCGCTGCTCGTCTCGATCAGCCCGCTGCTGGCCCTGGTCGCGCTCGTGGCGCCGATCCCGGCGTTCATCTCGCAGTCGAAGTACGGCACGCGCGCGTTCTGGCTGACGTTCATGATGTCGCCGATCAAACGCCGGATGGACTACCTCTCCTCGTTGGTCACCACCGACACCTACGCCAAGGAGACGAAGCTCTTCGGGCTCGGCCCGTACTTCGTCGACCGGTTCCGCCGGCTCGGCACGGTCTCCTACGAGCGGTCGCGGAAGCTGACGGTCAACCGCAACGTCAGCTCGACGTCCTGGGGTCTGCTGAGCACGCTCGCGGGGTCGGCGATCACGTTGTACATCGCGCTGGAGGCCGTCGGCGGGCGGCTCACGCTGGGCGACCTGGCGCTGTACACGGCCGCGGCCGCCTCCGTGCAGACGTCGGTGTCCGGGCTGTTCACCGCGTTCTCGGGGATGTACGAGAACAACCTGTACCTCGACACGCTGTACCGGTTCCTGGACACCAAGCCGGAGATCACGGCACCGGCGTCGCCGCGGCCGATGCCGTCCACGGTGGAGGGACACATCGAGTTCGACGCGGTCACCTTCGCCTACCCCGGCGCGGAGGAACCCGCGCTGCACGAGGTCAGCTTCGAGATCCGGCCCGGTGAGACGGTCGCGGTGGTGGGCCGCAACGGTGCCGGCAAGTCGACGTTGTTCAAGCTGCTCTGCCGGCTCTACGACCCGACCGGCGGCCGCATCCTGCTCGACGGCGTCGACATCCGCGAGTACGACCCCGTCGAGCTGCGCACGCGGATCAGCGCGATGTTCCAGGACTACGTGACCTACCAGGGCACGGCCGCGGAGAACATCGGCCTCGGCGACCTGACGCGGCTGGAGGACCGGCCGCACGTCGAGGACTCGGCCGGCCGCGCCGGCGCGGCCGAGCGGATCGAGCGGCTCCCCCAGGGCTACGACACGCCGCTCGGCCGCTGGTTCGACCAGGGTGTCAGCCTGTCCGGCGGTGAGTGGCAGAAGATCGCGCTGGCCAGGGCGTTCCACCGGGAGGCGCCGATCCTGGTGCTCGACGAGCCGACCTCCGCCCTCGACGCGCAGGCCGAGCACGACCTGTTCGCGCGGCTGCGGGAGCTGTCGGAGGGCCGGACGACGCTGTACATCTCGCACCGGTTCTCCACGGTGCGGCAGGCGGAGCGGATCCTGTTGCTGGAGCACGGGAAGGTCGCCGAGTACGGCACGCACGAGGAGCTGATGGCGGCCGGCGCCGGGTACGCCGAGCTGTTCACGTTGCAGGCGAAGGCGTACCTGGACGAGGTGCCGAGCTGA
- a CDS encoding TetR/AcrR family transcriptional regulator, translated as MSAEDRRAMIVHAVLPLLVEHGANVTSSQIARAAGIGEGTVFRAFKDKDELFDACTAEALKPDHVLDAIAEIPVDQPLEDRLVEAAEALGAHLERMGALMSALHASGRHRDPDQRRAAKGGRRESMAAIRAAMVELFAPEEDRLRLPAEQLATLFLTLLFGGRRLPQDDAPTTRQVVDFFLHGAVEAG; from the coding sequence ATGAGCGCCGAGGACCGGCGCGCCATGATCGTCCACGCCGTGCTGCCGCTCCTGGTCGAGCACGGCGCGAACGTGACGAGCAGCCAGATCGCCCGCGCCGCCGGTATCGGCGAGGGCACCGTCTTCCGCGCGTTCAAGGACAAGGACGAGCTGTTCGACGCCTGCACGGCCGAGGCGCTCAAGCCCGACCACGTGCTCGACGCGATCGCCGAGATCCCCGTCGACCAGCCCCTCGAAGACCGGCTCGTCGAGGCCGCGGAGGCGCTCGGCGCGCACCTCGAGCGGATGGGTGCGCTGATGAGCGCACTGCACGCGTCCGGCCGGCACCGCGATCCTGACCAGCGCCGCGCCGCGAAGGGTGGGCGGCGCGAGTCGATGGCCGCCATCCGAGCGGCGATGGTGGAGCTGTTCGCGCCGGAGGAGGACCGGCTGCGCCTGCCGGCCGAGCAGCTCGCCACCCTCTTCCTGACCCTGTTGTTCGGGGGCCGCCGGCTGCCCCAGGACGACGCGCCCACCACGCGCCAGGTGGTCGACTTCTTCCTGCACGGCGCCGTGGAGGCTGGATGA
- a CDS encoding SDR family NAD(P)-dependent oxidoreductase codes for MRDVAAGERAAAAMSGTTEVRELDLANLASVRAFAEAWQGELDVLVNNAGVAMTPFGRTADGFELQFGTNHLGHFALTNLLLPAITDRVVTVASGAHKAGTLDLDDLDFARSGYTAVKGYGRSKLANLLFTLELDRRCREAGSSVRALSAHPGYTASNLGTKGRNKHLVKVVHLAGRYLAQTEEQGALPSLYAATQDLPGASYVGPDGRFELHGHPALVGRSAAASDPVLARRLWEASERLTGVSFPLVAKPGA; via the coding sequence GTGCGTGACGTCGCCGCGGGGGAGCGGGCCGCGGCGGCCATGTCCGGCACCACCGAGGTCCGCGAGCTGGACCTCGCGAACCTGGCGTCGGTGCGCGCGTTCGCCGAGGCGTGGCAGGGTGAGCTCGACGTCCTGGTCAACAACGCCGGGGTGGCGATGACCCCGTTCGGTCGCACGGCCGACGGGTTCGAGCTGCAGTTCGGCACCAACCACCTCGGCCACTTCGCGCTGACCAACCTGCTGCTGCCCGCGATCACCGACCGGGTGGTGACGGTGGCCTCCGGCGCGCACAAGGCCGGGACGCTCGACCTCGACGACCTCGACTTCGCCCGCTCCGGGTACACCGCGGTGAAGGGCTACGGCCGGTCGAAGCTGGCGAACCTGCTGTTCACGCTGGAGCTGGACCGGCGCTGCCGCGAGGCCGGGTCGTCCGTGCGCGCGCTGTCCGCGCACCCCGGTTACACGGCGAGCAACCTGGGCACCAAGGGCCGCAACAAGCACCTGGTCAAGGTCGTGCACCTGGCCGGGCGCTACCTCGCGCAGACCGAGGAGCAGGGCGCGCTGCCGTCGTTGTACGCGGCGACCCAGGACCTGCCGGGCGCGAGCTACGTCGGCCCGGACGGGCGGTTCGAGCTGCACGGCCACCCCGCGCTGGTCGGCCGGTCGGCGGCGGCCAGCGACCCGGTGCTGGCACGGCGGCTGTGGGAGGCGTCGGAACGGCTCACCGGGGTGAGCTTCCCGCTGGTGGCGAAGCCGGGCGCGTAG
- a CDS encoding spore photoproduct lyase family protein → MSTSTPLLSPTRIYVEPAAALLPRGREVLDRFPDAERVEVDSHWRIPELHGDEANARRWVRIKREALVLGVKKSLSARPNGRSAHFIAPSTANGCAMACAYCYVPRRKGYSNPITVFANIDQITGYLARHVGRQGHMTEPGQIDDRAWVYDIGENSDCSADALVSDNVKDLVQLFRGLPTAKASFATKYVNRDLLDWDPRHRTRVRFSLMPERTAKLLDIRTSPVAERLAALDDFRAAGYEVHVNLSPVVVHDGWLDDWRELLESLGDAASPATRDQLAAEVIMLTHNQPLHEVNLRWHPQAEDLLWRPDLQEVKRSEGGGVNVRYRRGLKRELLDSFLALVEAHAPYLRVRYAF, encoded by the coding sequence GTGAGCACTTCGACACCGCTGCTGAGCCCGACCCGGATCTACGTGGAGCCCGCCGCCGCGCTGCTGCCACGCGGCCGTGAGGTGCTCGACAGGTTCCCCGACGCCGAGCGGGTCGAGGTCGACAGCCACTGGCGCATCCCCGAGCTGCACGGCGACGAGGCCAACGCGCGGCGGTGGGTGCGGATCAAACGCGAGGCGCTGGTGCTCGGGGTGAAGAAGTCCCTGAGCGCGCGGCCGAACGGGCGTTCGGCGCACTTCATCGCCCCGTCCACGGCCAACGGGTGCGCGATGGCCTGCGCCTACTGCTACGTGCCGCGGCGCAAGGGCTACTCCAACCCGATCACCGTGTTCGCGAACATCGACCAGATCACCGGCTACCTGGCCCGCCACGTCGGCAGGCAGGGCCACATGACCGAGCCCGGTCAGATCGACGACCGGGCCTGGGTCTACGACATCGGCGAGAACTCGGACTGCTCGGCGGACGCACTGGTCAGCGACAACGTGAAGGACCTGGTGCAGCTCTTCCGCGGCCTGCCCACCGCGAAGGCGTCCTTCGCGACCAAGTACGTCAACCGCGACCTGCTGGACTGGGACCCGCGGCACCGCACCCGCGTCCGGTTCTCCCTGATGCCCGAGCGCACCGCGAAGCTGCTCGACATCCGCACCAGCCCCGTCGCCGAACGCCTCGCCGCCCTCGACGACTTCCGCGCCGCCGGTTACGAGGTGCACGTGAACCTCAGCCCGGTGGTCGTGCACGACGGCTGGCTCGACGACTGGCGCGAGCTGCTCGAGTCGCTCGGCGACGCGGCCTCACCCGCCACCCGCGACCAGCTGGCCGCCGAGGTCATCATGCTCACCCACAACCAGCCGCTGCACGAGGTCAACCTCCGCTGGCACCCGCAGGCCGAGGACCTCCTGTGGCGCCCGGACCTGCAAGAGGTCAAGCGCAGTGAGGGCGGCGGCGTCAACGTCCGCTACCGGCGCGGGCTCAAGCGCGAGCTGCTCGACTCCTTCCTCGCGCTCGTCGAGGCGCACGCCCCGTACCTGCGCGTCCGGTACGCCTTCTGA
- a CDS encoding FAD-dependent monooxygenase: protein MTTRHAVVSGASIAGLSAAFWLRRSGWEVTVLERAKQFRDGGQNVDVRGTAREVLARMGLFEAVKAQNTTETGTVFVGPSGQVLAELPSAGPDGPTAELEVLRGDLATTILRNLPAGVEVRYGDTISDVEDGVDAVTVTTAAGRTLHAELLVVAEGVRSSTRDLLFGDLVDRRDLGIAMVFGTIPRTATDDTRWRWYTTTGGRQIHLRPDNHGTTRAMLACTGNVAGHDRAEALSRSRDRFADAGWEARRVLDGFDGSEDVYVDQLTQIRMPAWHRGRVCLAGDAAWCVTPMGGGGASLALISGYVLAAGVSGSGDGLAGYEEWMRPLVDDVQNFPGWLVPVAYPQTRLGLRLRRLADQVVTSRLLAPLTAKLTWVAASERALPSMPVVQA, encoded by the coding sequence ATGACGACACGACACGCGGTGGTCTCCGGCGCGAGCATCGCCGGGCTCTCGGCCGCGTTCTGGTTGCGGCGCTCCGGGTGGGAGGTGACCGTGCTGGAGCGCGCGAAGCAGTTCCGCGACGGCGGGCAGAACGTCGACGTGCGGGGCACCGCGCGGGAGGTGCTCGCCAGGATGGGGTTGTTCGAGGCGGTCAAGGCGCAGAACACCACCGAGACCGGCACGGTGTTCGTCGGCCCGTCGGGGCAGGTGCTCGCGGAACTGCCCTCGGCGGGACCGGACGGGCCGACCGCGGAGCTGGAGGTGCTGCGCGGTGACCTCGCCACCACGATCCTGCGGAACCTGCCGGCGGGGGTGGAAGTCCGCTACGGCGACACCATTTCCGACGTCGAGGACGGCGTTGACGCCGTCACGGTGACCACCGCGGCCGGGCGGACGTTGCACGCCGAACTGCTGGTGGTCGCGGAGGGCGTGCGGTCCAGCACTCGCGACCTGCTCTTCGGTGACCTGGTCGACCGGCGCGACCTCGGCATCGCCATGGTGTTCGGCACGATCCCCCGCACCGCGACCGATGACACCCGGTGGCGCTGGTACACCACCACCGGCGGACGGCAGATCCACCTGCGCCCGGACAACCACGGCACGACCCGCGCCATGCTCGCCTGCACCGGGAACGTGGCCGGGCACGATCGCGCCGAGGCACTCAGCCGGTCCCGGGACCGCTTCGCCGACGCCGGCTGGGAGGCCCGGCGCGTTCTCGACGGGTTCGACGGCTCCGAGGACGTCTACGTCGACCAGCTCACCCAGATCCGGATGCCGGCGTGGCACCGCGGCCGGGTGTGCCTCGCCGGGGACGCCGCGTGGTGCGTCACGCCGATGGGTGGCGGTGGCGCCTCGCTGGCGCTGATCAGCGGTTACGTGCTGGCCGCCGGCGTGTCCGGGAGCGGGGACGGGCTCGCCGGCTACGAGGAGTGGATGCGGCCCCTGGTCGACGACGTGCAGAACTTCCCGGGCTGGCTGGTGCCGGTCGCCTACCCGCAGACGCGGCTCGGCCTGCGGCTGCGCCGCCTGGCCGACCAGGTGGTCACGTCCCGGTTGCTGGCACCACTGACGGCCAAGTTGACCTGGGTCGCGGCCAGCGAACGGGCGTTGCCGTCCATGCCGGTGGTCCAGGCCTGA
- a CDS encoding MarR family winged helix-turn-helix transcriptional regulator translates to MTDADPLVEAWTAPQVEVMHRLRDWVVGFTALNQHLAVWMRLPASDANALGQIIWAAEADEPLSPAQLSRQIGMTTGATTILLNRLETAGHLVRTRESTDRRRVTLRPTPAARDHARRFLALAGTEIATVLRTTTPDELRTVAAFLGRITGAATEADRRLSAQTR, encoded by the coding sequence ATGACAGACGCGGACCCGCTGGTGGAGGCGTGGACAGCACCCCAGGTCGAGGTGATGCACCGCCTGCGCGACTGGGTCGTCGGCTTCACGGCGCTCAACCAGCACCTGGCCGTGTGGATGCGGCTGCCTGCCTCCGACGCGAACGCCCTGGGCCAGATCATCTGGGCGGCCGAGGCGGACGAGCCCCTCTCACCGGCCCAGCTGTCCCGGCAGATCGGCATGACCACGGGCGCCACCACCATCCTGCTCAACCGGCTGGAGACCGCGGGCCACCTCGTCCGCACCCGCGAGAGCACCGACCGCCGCCGCGTCACCCTGCGGCCCACCCCGGCCGCCCGCGACCACGCCCGCCGCTTCCTCGCCCTCGCCGGCACGGAGATCGCCACCGTCCTGCGCACCACCACGCCGGACGAGCTCCGCACCGTCGCGGCGTTCCTGGGCAGGATCACCGGCGCCGCGACCGAGGCCGACCGGCGGCTCAGCGCGCAAACCCGGTGA
- a CDS encoding DUF4062 domain-containing protein, with the protein MLRVFVSSTYLDLLDHRQAVAEAIRGLALHADGMETWPADARDSSTYSADRVRQADVYVLLLAHRYGWVPEGAQFSVTELEYRAAREANVPVLAFFLDEQVPWPPEHIEWEARNELLRFKKDVENAVTRKHFRTPQELALQVTQALAQQAARPAERTHHRFAGLARPLSTPSRLMSEPDVLVPIGTTEDDVPLVLEVSRSQDLSEPFRQLRAAVSSSSMPPPDELLETFRASLVDHATRSWAAADMHEVLMRDGGQRTLYVLPRTLAGIFRSAMSGFLGPQPHVVDSVLSSAALRNPRPVQISMAGGFKPELQSTGGRNRFLAVDPETGTTLSVGRQRGRFVEWRPFVCESVTAVLPNTTLQLDADDGLEGCPVGEAAEFLMRRLHAHPAGATGRILVFTSVLRTDLQALMGVVADIADALGALHADGVVHGDVKPDNVLLTKDGVRLIDSFDVRPGHQAPGWTPDWSAPEQVRGEPVTPCSDIYPMAVMVVQALGGEIVGEVRKYRTPRSTSMPRELDLFHSPSLYLEPGAAPMAERGVRPWRDLVERSLSFETENRPRSMAEFAAELRTLLADHPLHGTRDLRPTGDFLATRLLDGSEAVTRVVTSKQFVARFDDFV; encoded by the coding sequence GTGCTGCGCGTCTTCGTCTCCTCGACCTACCTGGACCTGCTCGACCACCGGCAGGCGGTGGCCGAGGCGATCCGCGGCCTCGCCCTGCACGCCGACGGCATGGAGACCTGGCCGGCCGACGCCCGCGACTCGTCCACGTACTCGGCGGACCGGGTCAGACAGGCCGACGTGTACGTGCTGCTGCTGGCACACCGCTACGGCTGGGTGCCCGAAGGTGCCCAGTTCAGCGTCACGGAGCTGGAGTACCGGGCCGCCCGCGAGGCGAACGTGCCGGTGCTGGCGTTCTTCCTCGACGAACAGGTGCCGTGGCCGCCGGAGCACATCGAGTGGGAGGCCAGGAACGAGCTGCTGCGGTTCAAGAAGGACGTCGAGAACGCGGTCACCCGCAAGCACTTCCGCACACCGCAGGAACTGGCGTTGCAGGTGACCCAGGCGCTCGCCCAGCAGGCCGCCCGGCCCGCGGAGAGGACACACCACCGGTTCGCCGGCCTCGCTCGTCCGCTCTCCACGCCGTCGCGCCTGATGAGCGAACCCGACGTGCTGGTGCCGATCGGCACGACCGAGGACGACGTCCCGCTCGTCCTGGAGGTCTCGCGCAGCCAGGACCTCTCCGAACCGTTCCGCCAGCTGCGCGCCGCGGTCAGCTCGTCCAGCATGCCGCCACCGGACGAGCTGCTGGAGACGTTCCGCGCCTCGCTGGTCGACCACGCCACGCGGTCGTGGGCGGCGGCCGACATGCACGAGGTGCTGATGCGGGACGGTGGCCAGCGCACCCTCTACGTGCTGCCGCGGACCTTGGCCGGCATTTTCCGCTCGGCGATGTCCGGGTTCCTCGGTCCTCAGCCGCACGTGGTCGACAGCGTGCTGTCCTCAGCCGCCCTGCGGAACCCGAGGCCGGTCCAGATCTCGATGGCGGGCGGGTTCAAACCGGAGCTCCAGTCGACCGGCGGCCGCAACCGGTTCCTGGCGGTCGATCCCGAGACCGGGACCACGCTGTCGGTGGGACGGCAGCGCGGGCGGTTCGTCGAATGGCGCCCGTTCGTCTGCGAGAGCGTCACGGCGGTGCTCCCGAACACGACGCTGCAGCTCGACGCCGACGACGGGCTGGAAGGGTGCCCGGTGGGTGAGGCCGCCGAGTTCCTGATGCGGCGCCTGCACGCCCACCCGGCCGGAGCCACGGGACGGATCCTCGTCTTCACCTCGGTGCTCCGCACCGACCTGCAGGCGCTGATGGGCGTGGTCGCCGACATCGCGGACGCGCTCGGCGCCCTGCACGCCGACGGGGTGGTGCACGGCGACGTCAAGCCGGACAACGTCCTGCTCACGAAGGACGGCGTGCGGCTGATCGACTCCTTCGACGTGCGCCCCGGCCACCAGGCGCCGGGCTGGACCCCGGACTGGTCCGCTCCCGAACAGGTGCGCGGCGAGCCCGTGACGCCGTGCTCGGACATCTACCCGATGGCCGTGATGGTCGTGCAGGCCCTCGGCGGCGAGATCGTCGGCGAGGTGCGCAAGTACCGGACACCGCGCTCGACGTCGATGCCGCGCGAGCTGGACCTCTTCCACAGCCCGTCGCTGTACCTCGAACCCGGCGCGGCGCCGATGGCCGAGCGGGGCGTGCGGCCGTGGCGCGACCTGGTCGAGCGGTCGCTCAGCTTCGAGACGGAGAACCGGCCCCGGTCGATGGCGGAGTTCGCGGCGGAGCTGCGCACCCTGCTGGCGGACCACCCGCTTCACGGCACACGCGACCTGCGGCCGACCGGCGACTTCCTGGCCACCCGGCTGCTCGACGGCAGCGAGGCCGTGACCAGGGTCGTGACGTCGAAGCAGTTCGTGGCCCGGTTCGACGACTTCGTCTGA